Proteins encoded together in one Nitrospiraceae bacterium window:
- a CDS encoding LemA family protein, which translates to MTAILIIFLALIVFSLLLMIIIFNSLVSLRNLVQNAWKQIDVQLKRRHDLIPNLVSTVKGAMEFEQDTLEKVINARAKAVSASGVQDKADAENMLTQALGRLFAVMENYPNLKSNENILKLQEELTTTENRIGFARQLYNDLVAQYRIKQEVFPNNMIVSILSGFSKEEYFKAEEADRAVPNTDLSIRKK; encoded by the coding sequence ATGACAGCAATTCTTATTATTTTTCTGGCATTAATCGTTTTTTCTCTGCTCTTGATGATAATTATCTTCAACTCGCTGGTGTCTCTGAGAAATCTGGTTCAGAATGCATGGAAACAGATCGATGTTCAGTTAAAAAGAAGGCATGACCTTATCCCGAATCTTGTCTCGACAGTAAAAGGCGCTATGGAGTTCGAGCAGGACACACTAGAAAAAGTTATCAACGCAAGGGCAAAGGCGGTCTCGGCGTCCGGAGTTCAGGATAAGGCTGATGCTGAAAACATGCTCACACAAGCTCTGGGCAGGCTCTTTGCGGTCATGGAGAATTATCCAAATTTAAAATCGAATGAAAACATCCTCAAACTTCAGGAAGAATTAACAACAACCGAAAACAGAATAGGATTCGCGCGCCAGCTATATAATGATCTGGTTGCTCAGTACAGAATCAAGCAGGAAGTATTCCCCAATAATATGATCGTTTCTATTTTAAGCGGGTTTAGCAAAGAAGAATATTTCAAGGC